One Bacillota bacterium genomic window carries:
- a CDS encoding undecaprenyl/decaprenyl-phosphate alpha-N-acetylglucosaminyl 1-phosphate transferase codes for MCYILTPIVRSVALRLGFVDKPGGRHIHKIPIPLLGGVAIYLAFILTSLHRVTMDSDLLGLLVGSTVIVVVGIIDDIMELPAKLKFLGQIIAAVIVVLYGIRIEFVTNPFGGMIYLGAWSIPVTILWIVSITNVINFVDGLDGLAAGVSSIAAFSLFVVAAEKGQAAIALLTIALAASGVGFLRYNFNPARIFMGDTGAMFLGFSLATISVIGALKGATTIALAIPVLALGLPILDTAFAIVRRVENGQPFYVADKGHIHHRLLALGLTQRQAVLLIYFITSLLGVSAVIVAQLGILFGYTAVVLIIALLAFGVKRAGIVDTGSHKGMHKIMQKGGPPAVSM; via the coding sequence ATGTGTTATATATTGACGCCCATCGTGAGGAGCGTGGCTCTACGTTTGGGTTTTGTGGATAAGCCTGGTGGCAGGCATATTCACAAGATACCGATACCGCTTCTCGGGGGCGTCGCCATCTATCTCGCTTTTATCCTGACATCCCTGCACCGGGTGACCATGGATAGCGACCTGCTCGGGCTGCTTGTTGGGTCAACCGTGATCGTGGTGGTCGGCATCATCGATGATATTATGGAGCTCCCGGCGAAGCTCAAATTCCTAGGGCAGATAATCGCCGCGGTCATTGTCGTGCTCTATGGCATCCGGATAGAATTTGTGACGAACCCCTTTGGGGGGATGATTTACCTCGGGGCCTGGAGCATCCCTGTTACTATTCTATGGATCGTCAGTATCACGAATGTCATAAACTTCGTAGATGGCCTCGATGGGCTCGCCGCGGGGGTATCATCCATTGCCGCCTTTTCCCTTTTTGTGGTGGCGGCCGAGAAGGGGCAGGCGGCGATCGCGCTCCTGACCATCGCCCTGGCCGCGAGCGGCGTGGGGTTTCTCCGCTATAATTTCAACCCGGCGCGCATATTCATGGGCGATACAGGGGCAATGTTCCTGGGGTTCAGCCTCGCCACGATATCCGTGATTGGTGCCCTGAAAGGCGCCACGACTATAGCACTCGCCATCCCGGTGCTCGCCCTGGGCCTGCCGATACTTGATACCGCCTTCGCCATAGTGCGCAGGGTCGAGAATGGCCAGCCTTTTTATGTCGCGGACAAGGGGCACATCCATCACAGGTTGCTGGCGCTCGGGCTGACGCAGAGGCAGGCAGTCCTTTTGATATACTTTATCACATCGCTCCTTGGCGTGAGCGCCGTTATTGTTGCACAGCTGGGCATCCTTTTTGGGTATACGGCCGTTGTGTTGATAATAGCCCTGCTTGCATTCGGCGTGAAGCGGGCGGGCATCGTGGACACTGGCTCGCACAAGGGTATGCATAAGATCATGCAAAAGGGGGGGCCTCCTGCGGTGTCGATGTAA
- the wecB gene encoding UDP-N-acetylglucosamine 2-epimerase (non-hydrolyzing), which yields MQRIKIVAIFGTRPEAIKMAPLIKELERHDDVLETIVAVTAQHRAMLDQVLNLFNIVPKYDLGIMREGQSLSDVITRSVLGLEGPLTRERPDMTLVHGDTATTFGGALISFYHRIPVGHVEAGLRTRDKYNPFPEEMNRRLTGVVADLHFAPTRNHKANLLAEKVEEERIFVTGNTVIDALLDVAKRDAEPPGMERSISSLLAAVGAGARRILLVTAHRRENLGGPMEDICLALRDILRSHGDVEIVFPVHKNPAVRRTVFEILGGEERANLIEPVDYWTMVYLMKHSYFILTDSGGLQEEAPSLGKPVLVLREVTERPEGVEAGTLRVVGTQRERVVAEARRLLDDPASYARMAGAVNPYGDGRASARIVQAILYYFGISRTRPEPWEPEAVVQT from the coding sequence ATGCAGAGAATCAAGATAGTGGCAATATTCGGCACAAGGCCCGAGGCCATAAAGATGGCACCGCTGATCAAGGAACTGGAGCGGCACGATGATGTTTTAGAGACGATCGTTGCTGTGACTGCCCAACATAGGGCCATGCTTGATCAAGTGCTTAATTTATTTAATATAGTGCCCAAATATGACCTGGGGATCATGCGGGAGGGACAATCCCTATCCGACGTAATAACCCGGAGCGTTCTGGGGCTCGAGGGCCCGCTAACTCGCGAAAGGCCGGATATGACCCTCGTTCACGGGGATACGGCAACCACATTCGGCGGCGCCCTCATTTCTTTTTATCATAGGATCCCGGTGGGCCATGTGGAGGCAGGCCTCAGGACTCGAGATAAGTATAATCCATTCCCGGAGGAGATGAACCGGCGGCTCACGGGCGTCGTCGCCGACCTGCACTTCGCCCCGACCAGAAATCACAAGGCCAACCTCCTCGCAGAGAAGGTCGAGGAGGAACGCATCTTTGTTACGGGCAACACTGTAATTGATGCCCTGCTTGACGTGGCCAAGCGCGATGCGGAGCCGCCAGGCATGGAGCGCTCCATCTCCAGCCTCCTTGCCGCTGTTGGCGCCGGAGCCAGGCGCATCCTGCTGGTTACCGCCCATCGCCGCGAAAACCTCGGGGGGCCAATGGAGGATATCTGTCTTGCCCTCCGCGATATCCTGAGAAGTCATGGGGATGTCGAGATAGTGTTCCCCGTCCACAAGAATCCTGCGGTGCGCCGCACGGTGTTCGAGATTCTGGGGGGTGAGGAGCGAGCCAACCTCATCGAGCCGGTGGATTACTGGACCATGGTTTACTTAATGAAGCATAGCTATTTCATATTGACTGATTCCGGGGGGCTCCAGGAGGAGGCACCATCTCTGGGGAAGCCCGTGCTCGTGCTGAGGGAGGTTACGGAGCGGCCCGAAGGGGTGGAGGCCGGGACGCTCCGGGTTGTCGGGACCCAGAGGGAGCGTGTGGTTGCCGAGGCAAGGCGCCTCCTCGATGATCCTGCAAGCTACGCCAGGATGGCTGGTGCTGTAAACCCGTACGGGGATGGGAGGGCGTCCGCCCGGATAGTCCAGGCTATCCTCTATTATTTTGGTATTTCCAGGACGCGCCCGGAGCCGTGGGAGCCGGAGGCGGTGGTTCAGACTTGA